Within Lolium rigidum isolate FL_2022 chromosome 5, APGP_CSIRO_Lrig_0.1, whole genome shotgun sequence, the genomic segment CAgcacatctccatcatcacctggCCCCAGGTTCTGATCAGCACACCCATTGCCCACATCGGTGTTTGGTCGACACAACACACAAGTGCACTAGAGTATATACTACAGTTTCTAGTGGTGGTGTTCTAATTCTACTACTCCCAATTTGTGGACACCAAGTGTCTTTAAATACCCATCGCTCCTCTACACCATCACCTCTCACCACTTCTCAGACGCCATAGACTGAAGTGGTCACCTCCTCGGCTCCACCATGCTTCCAAGGATCCGAAGAAGCATCTTCTATCTTGGGGATGAGGCTGGTGATGGTCACCCCGGTGGTGCTAATCATCATGGAGAGAACGTTATTGGCATCCATCAGCAGCACCTCCGGGCACAAACACACGGTCGCCGGCTGCTGCGTGGAGTACGAGACGGCACCGAAGTCGTCGTCGGGCTGCAGATCCTCGTTCGGCACCACGGCCACCCGCAGCCGTGTCACACACACGTTCTTCTCAAGCAGATGGTCAGCTGGACGCCGGCGCGCAACGGCCGGCTGTGCAGCTCATCGAGGACCTGCTTCTTGTGCAGGAGGGAGCTCAGTCCTGACAAGGACGTGTACATGTACAGGTACTGAGACATACATGGACAAACTTGTGATCTGAAGTTCTGAACCGCCGAGAACATCGGAAGGCTTCGTGGTACATGCCTGACTCGTGCTGTGTTTTGTGTTCGCAGGGGTGATCAGGGCTTCTGCAGCGAGGAGTGCCGGCGACAGCAGATCTTGTCCGATGAAGCGAGAGAGCATGATTCCATGGTAGGGAAGGACCGGggaggtcatcatcatcatcgccacCACCACTGGCCACAGCCGGCGCCAGCGGTGGCGATCCGCACCCAGCCGAGGAGATTGCTGGCGGTAGCCTAACATTTGCAGAGAGCATGCACGAACATCACTACGAGAGTCGACAGAGTAATTGAACTGAACTATCACGAATTCACGACGCTGCAATGATACAAATAATCGAGCTACAATTGATGCAGTGGCTGGGGCTCTGCTCCCCATTTCGACAAAACAAAAAATCGAGCTGCAAATTAAACGGTAAACGTATGGATAATTGCATAGTGGTGAGATTGAGATGGCAGAGATGTCGaaatttctgtattattttttcaGTCAGGATGCTGTAGAGTTGCAGTATAACTCTTAATTTAACAAATATTACCTGCTTCCGACCTCGTGTTGCGTGGGCGTGCATCCGCCAAATTTTGACGGAAGAAAGTAAAGAAGTCTCCTTTGGCAAAAAAAAAGGATGTTGTATATCAAAATTGTCTAGCATCTTGGTTCAAAATGAATTGTGATGAAGTCTCAAACTCGTAGGATGGAGTCTCGACCTTCTTTTCATAAAAAAAAGTCTCGAACTAGTTTCTCGACACACAACTGGATCTCGAGGTGGCAGAATTTGATgccaaatactccctccggtcggatttaatcgatgCAGAGGGAGATCTATCCATGCATGTTATTAGGGAGGGATGGCGTCGATTAATTAAGTCCAGAGGTAGTAGAAGCGATGGGAAGAGAGCAGAATGATGCTGTGGCATCTAGCAACTTGATTGGGAACACAAATGGCACCCGAATGGAATCTTCTGTAGAGTTAGAAAACGAATAACACACTGAAAAGCAGCCAGAACAAGATATGCAGAGAGGGAACACAGTAAAAGATAGAGACCGCTTCATCATGTGCCATGACACGGGAAATGCAATTCGGCTCCCAAGCATATGCCAGTTAGTTGTTGGCAAATTAAACATGTATATATTCATGTCAGTTGGTTGTTTGCAAATTATCATGGACAAAACATAAATATTACGACCTGTGCTAATAAGACAAGTTGAGTGCCAAATTTCTtattcgtttttttttttgcgaaaattccgtCAATCTATTAGGAATAATCAATAGTAGTGAAAGCAGatccaaaaataataaaaattatagTGCAACAAACATTGTATTTTGTTGGTCATGTCGATTTCTGCATGAAAATTTGCACAAACACTGGCCATAATAACAAAAAAGAacattactccctccatccctaaATAATTGGCGTAAATTTAGATATTTATGGCCGGAAGGAGTACACAAAATATCAGATTCTATTAAATTGTATTTTCTAGTTTTTACGAATTTACTGTTCATCTGGGAGCATGCTTCCTGAAGCCCAAACTCTGTCCCTGACACGGGACAGATATGAGTAGTTCTACAAAAGTTGGCCCAAATTTTAGACCAAAGGCAGAAAAGCTCACATCTGAACTTTATTAGAAAGATAAGATAAGTGAGTTGCATGTTCTCTTATCTTGCATGATCTCTCATCTTTTTGTCCCATCTCCTTCGGGCAAGCAAGTATCTGACTAATCATTCATGGGCTTAGCACATTGCCCTGCTGCACTAACAAAAGAGGCTTTCTTATAGGAGTATTTTAGGGAAAGGGCGTTATTGGTGTGTTACTACAGGAAATGATACTCCCTCGTTTCatagatataagccatatagttttttgagaaagaaAATCCAGAATTTATCGTGTATTGCCTTGCACCACTTGTCCGGGCAATTCTTTAGGGATTAGTTTTCACTTTTTATCTAATGCAAAGTTCTCTATCTTCTCAAAGTTCTCTATCTTCTCACGTTAATTGTGCAGTGGTAATCCCATACAAATctaatgtaattttttcaatattctttctttaatttccgtgccaaaaactatatggcttatatcaacAAATGAAAGGAGTGAGAACTAACCTGAGGTTGGTTGGTTAGGAGGATGGCtgtcactagtggaaaagaggcctttcgtcccaccctttagtccccgttttgaaccaaaccgggaccaatgggggcattggtcccggttcatcatgaaaaccctttagtcccggttcgtttggaacctttagtcccccttcgtattacgaaccgggactaaagggtggtctatggggcaaaagtctttagtcccggttcgtattaccaaccgggactaaaggtctaccctttagtcccgaaaggtctaccctttagtcccggttcgtaatacgaagggggactaaagggttttttgcctccccatgcacctccacacaccccccccgtggatcgccttttttaacactgtaaaatataaaagaaaatgatagaaaattcaaaaaataaaatcttttcagattcttgtatgttatgcaacctactattagggaaaattaacaaatttgagttttcatttttttttgcaaaaaaagtttgaaaaatggtaaaaccccattaacttttgcatacgacgtcgaaaaaaaacgtgtaattgttgacgtcagaaacccactggcgggcagagacgggcaacaccgtagagccgggaacaactagggctgcggctggccctagtccctctgagcgacggcccgcaaagcctcctggtcgcacgcaccgatgtttatcacaagggcgtgccacccgacctatacctggtcaggaaggtgtggatgatgcctcgcttagtttcctgcagggcacacacgtaaacgttaaatacgagcctcgatcggctctcaggttatcctgtgaatcggctcaaagagccgatccacccatgattcagacgaggtgtccgaatatatggtggtcctgcttgatcaaggtaaagctaatgagatctacgatgatgtggggttttcaccgcataatcggatcatcctactccaggttgggcctcgcggccacgcacggtgatcgtaagccgatcctaaacaaggcctaaaaaccaacacgaggttgatcctcggaacatcccgcttagggccaacgaacgacaccctacgtgccgctggatcctcccccctttgtaaggcctaactattgcagatattaaactaatccttgtagaacaaggagcaatcgtaacggatcagatctactaaactatgatcaagcggggtgccgcccctacacctaagataggtgtaagggcggctagacatgcaagggttgcactacgaaagcatgcagcatgaagaacaatgctaaccctaacatgtctaagataactacgttgctcgccatcaaaaaggcttcagtacgagcaacgcatgaacaacgtaggcaggcttgtgctgcctagatcgcaagatgcgatctaggcagcatgacgcttaccggtagaaaccctcgagacgaaggagttggcgatgcgccgagatttgtttgtggttgaacgttggttgttgtttattccataaaccctaggtacatatttatagtccagcggactttctaatgtgggcgtgcactaaaccgtgcacgagtaagattctaacttctaaactaagatgcgatctaatatgttacagatacatgggcaattaagcccaacttggtataaaaggccgattcccgtatttcttccatgtatattcttcaagtccatcttgatcgcggcccacctctgacttggtcaaattctggtgataacacatgccccctggttttggaaatgacatttccaaaatcattacgctttctctcgtcgggtcatgtcgtggcagagcagagctgccgcagaatccccatcatgatgctttgccccttccacttctccatgtggccgtaaaattttcctgttgggcaacatctcctcggaaactgctgtggcattgaatctctctcataccccctttatttaaccgttccgcacagttcaatcctgcatctccttcgtcctcctcgcattagcaccaaaaaccctctgtgccgccatgtcttcttcctcttcctccgagttttcctacgggtccgactcctcccgcgagacgccgccggaaattcgtgccccggaagactgggacgaggagagccatgcctcctccatttggtctgaggacgacaagtccttgaccagcggggatgaagatcttcagttcctcgccgatggggaactggagccaaaaagcgaggacgaccagttctcttgggacggctgcctcacctctgaagaagagggagaagaagacgacgacgacgacgactccctcgagggctacccaccggcgaagcgcctccgtatgtggtgggacgacgacagcagcgacgacgacgactccctcgagggctacccaccggcgaagcgcctccgtatgtggtgggacgacgacagcagcgacgacgaagacggggatgaagcccccgtggagggctacgggagtagcgacgaggagcccatcggcagcagtgccgatgagagttctgaggatgacgatgagggcagtgatggcccgtagactaggttctaatagtagtagattggtcaatagacccttcttttgttcttccctccttgagcaatcggctcctcattgtaagaaatccaatattaatgaagaattcccttaacttgatttcgccgatttctttcatgctgagtttgtcgactgttggcctaatccatgcttagtgactgatggtaacgcatcagtttcatgataatctgcgagacaggccaatttagccatccttccaagctagctggcttctgccgatgacgatgacacagccgatcttagcaagctggcgacttgatctttgagcaggcgactttaaaagagccctggaaccgtttcggatgctcaaactgatgaccctgtaacagaacaccgctctccaaaccagttgtgtcgcagggctagccgattccaaccaaatcggctccctagagcaacgacctttagggcgagctgccccccgagccttaatgaaggcgaatcagccatatgtgccgacattagccttaactcatgatgTAGCcccgagcagagaaccttcaaggcgagctgccccccgagcttcttcagttcttcctgcaacttgccggctagatcggctcttttcttttggcggatttcatgcaatccatccttgacctgatctgcacgttgatggcgtgtatttcacacgttcgttgggcaaccccaagaggaaggtatgatgagcacagcagcaagttttccctcagaaagaaaccaaggtttatcgaaccaggaggagccaagaagcacgttgaaggttgatggcggcgggatgtagtgcggcgcaacaccggagattccggcgccaacgtggaacctgcacaacacaaccaaagtactttgccccaacgaaacagtgaggttgtcaatctcaccggcttgctgtaacaaaggattaaccgtattgtgtggaagatgattgtttgcagagaaaacgagtagaacaagtattgcaagtagattgtatttcagtaaagagaattggaccggggtccacagttcactagaggtgtctctcccataagacgaacagcatgttgggtgaacaaattacggttgggcaattgacaaataaagagagcatgacaatgcacatacatatcatgatgagtatagtgagatttaattgggcattacgacaaagtacatagaccgccatccaaccgcatctatgcctaaaaagtccaccttcagagttatcatccgaacccctccagtattaagttgcaaagcaacagacaattgcattaagtatggtgcgtaatgtaatcaacaactacatccttagacatagcatcaatgttttatccctagtggcaacaagcacaacacaaccttagaactttctcgtcacctgtcccgtgtgtcaatgcaggcatgaacccactatcgagcataagtactccctcttggagttaaaagcatctacttggccggagcatctactaataacggagagcatgcaagatcataaacaacacatgtataactttgataatcaacataacaagtattctctattcatcggatcccaacaaacgcaacatatagaattacatatagatgatcttgatcatgataggcagctcacaagatccgacaatgatagcacaatggggagaagacaaccatctagctactgctatggacccatagtccaggggtagactactcactcatcactccggaggcgaccatggcggtgtagagtcctccgggagatgattcccctctccggcagggtgccggaggcgatctccaggatcccccgagatgggatcggcggcgacggcgtctcggtaatgttttccgtatcgtggctctcggtactgggggtttcgtcacggaggctatttgtaggcggaagggcaagtcaagaggcggcacgggggcccacaccacagggccgcgcggccaaggggggccgcgccgccctagggtttggccaccccgtggcccctcttcgtctcgtcttcggtcttctggaagcttcgtgagaaaataggcctctgggcttttatttcgtccaattccgagaatatgtctttactaggatttctgaaaccaaaaacagcagaaaacagcaactggcacttcggcatcttgttaataggttagttccagaaaatgcacgaatatgacataaagtgtgcataaaacatgtagataacatcaataatgtggcatggaacacaagaaattatcgatacgttggagacgtatcagcatccccaagcttagttctcgctcgtcccgagcaggtaaaacgataacaaagataatttctggagtgacatgccatcataaacttgatcatactatttgtaaagcatatgtagtgagtgcagcgatcaaaacaatgtgtatgacatgagtaaacaagtgaatcataaagcaaagacttttcatgaatagcacttcaagacaagcatcaataagtcttgcataagagttaactcataaagcaataattcaaagtaaaggtattgaaacaacacaaaagaagattaagtttcagcggttgctttcaacttgtaacatgtatatctcatggatattgtcaacatagagtaatataataagtgcaataagcaagtatgtaagaatcaatgcacagttcacacaagtgtttgcttcttgaggtggagagaaataggtgaactcgactcaacattgaaagtaaaagaatggtcctcatagaggaaaagcatcgattgctatatttgtgctagagctttgattttgaaaacatgaaacaattttgtcaacggtagtaataaagcatatgcatcatgtaaattatatcttataagttgcaagcctcatgcatagtgtactaatagtgctcgcaccttgtcctaattagcttggactacctggattatcaccgcaatacatatgctttaaccaagtatcacaaaggggtacctctatgccgcctgtacaaaggtctaaggagaaagctcgcatttggatttctcgcttttgattattctcaacttagacatccataccgggacaacatagacaacagataatggactcctcttttaatgctttaagcattcaacaacaattaattcttttctcattagagatttgaggatgtttgtccaaaactgaaacttccaccatggaacatggctttagttagcggcccaatgttcttctctcacaatatgcatgctcaaaccattcaactcagtgtagatcgcccttacttcagacaagacgaacatgcatagcaactcacatgaaattcaataacgagttgatggcgttccccagtaaacatggttatcgcacaacaagcaacttaataagagataaagtgcataattacatattcaataccacaatagtttttaagctatttgtcccatgagctatatattgcaaaggtgaatgatggaattttaaaggtagcactcaagcaatttactttggaatggctggaaaataccatgtagtaggtaggtatggtggacacaaatggcatagtggttggctcaagtattttggatgcatgagaagtattccctctcgatacaaggtttaggctagcaaggcttgttagaaacaaacacaaggatgaaccggtgcagcaaaactcacataaaagacat encodes:
- the LOC124658315 gene encoding uncharacterized protein LOC124658315 gives rise to the protein MLPRIRRSIFYLGDEAGDGHPGGANHHGENVIGIHQQHLRAQTHGRRLLRGVRDGTEVVVGLQILVRHHGHPQPCHTHVLLKQMVSWTPARNGRLCSSSRTCFLCRRELSPDKDVYMYRGDQGFCSEECRRQQILSDEAREHDSMVGKDRGGHHHHRHHHWPQPAPAVAIRTQPRRLLAVA